The following coding sequences lie in one Zingiber officinale cultivar Zhangliang chromosome 2B, Zo_v1.1, whole genome shotgun sequence genomic window:
- the LOC122048208 gene encoding RING-H2 finger protein ATL1-like, translated as MAASPLMAEAKPPSAPRSSSSSPPPILAVAILGILTTAILLLSYYLFVTKCRTGRRLRSPLANQARGLHPSLIRSIPVVNFTVASNDIELRSQCAVCLNEFQNMERLKLLPGCSHTFHIDCIETWLQFNANCPLCRSDVTASAAAVPAQFILVVEQSRSSGPIDVSAEITGQTSTTLTRKF; from the coding sequence ATGGCCGCATCTCCGCTAATGGCAGAAGCAAAACCACCATCAGCCCCacgttcttcttcctcttctcctcctcccatCTTGGCTGTCGCCATTCTCGGCATCCTGACCACCGCCATCCTCCTCCTCTCGTACTACCTCTTTGTCACCAAGTGCCGCACCGGCCGCCGCCTACGTTCTCCCCTCGCCAACCAGGCTCGCGGCCTCCACCCCTCTCTCATCCGCTCCATTCCCGTCGTCAACTTCACCGTAGCATCCAACGACATCGAACTGAGGAGCCAGTGCGCTGTCTGTTTGAACGAGTTCCAAAACATGGAGCGACTCAAGCTGCTCCCTGGTTGCTCCCACACCTTCCACATCGACTGCATCGAAACCTGGCTCCAGTTCAACGCCAATTGTCCACTGTGCCGCTCCGACGTCACTGCCTCCGCCGCTGCCGTGCCAGCCCAATTCATTTTAGTCGTTGAACAGAGTCGAAGCTCAGGGCCAATAGATGTAAGCGCAGAAATCACCGGTCAAACCTCGACAACGTTAACCAGGAAATTTTAG